A genomic stretch from Achromobacter spanius includes:
- the argE gene encoding acetylornithine deacetylase: protein MNARTWLETLVGFDTTSRNSNLALIETVRDWLKGQGVDAWLSHNPERTKANLFATLPGQDGEQGGIVLSGHTDVVPVDGQDWSTDPFKLVEKDGLLYGRGACDMKGFIAGSLALVPEFLAMPRKKPIHLAFSYDEEVGCAGAPYMLADLLERGVRPEGCVVGEPTGMQVVVAHKGINLFRCKVHGKAAHSSLTPRGCNAIEYAARLICRIRDLADSFKANGPYDQFYDVPFSTMTTNQIRGGIAVNTIPELCEFTYEFRNLPGMQPDQIQAEVEKYVRDELLPRMKAEFDGATIEIETGAAAPALEASEEAAITQLVRALTEDRDTRKVAYGTEAGLFQGIGIPTVVCGPGHIEQAHKPDEFVAMDQMASCETFLRRLGQSL, encoded by the coding sequence ATGAACGCGCGCACCTGGCTGGAAACGCTGGTGGGTTTCGATACCACCAGCCGCAATTCCAATCTTGCCCTGATCGAAACCGTTCGCGATTGGCTCAAGGGCCAGGGCGTTGATGCATGGCTCTCGCACAATCCCGAGCGCACCAAGGCCAACCTGTTCGCTACCCTGCCGGGGCAAGACGGCGAGCAAGGCGGCATCGTGTTGTCGGGCCACACGGACGTCGTGCCCGTGGATGGCCAGGACTGGAGCACGGACCCGTTCAAGCTTGTCGAAAAAGACGGGCTTCTCTATGGGCGCGGCGCCTGCGACATGAAGGGCTTCATCGCCGGTTCGCTGGCGCTGGTGCCGGAATTCCTGGCCATGCCGCGCAAGAAGCCGATCCATCTGGCGTTTTCGTACGACGAAGAAGTGGGCTGCGCCGGGGCACCGTACATGCTGGCCGACCTGCTGGAACGCGGCGTCCGGCCCGAAGGCTGCGTGGTGGGCGAGCCCACCGGCATGCAGGTGGTGGTGGCGCACAAGGGCATCAACCTGTTCCGCTGCAAGGTGCATGGCAAGGCGGCGCACTCGTCGCTGACCCCGCGCGGCTGCAACGCCATTGAATACGCCGCCCGCCTGATCTGCCGCATCCGCGACCTGGCCGACAGCTTCAAGGCCAACGGCCCGTACGACCAGTTCTATGACGTGCCGTTCTCCACGATGACCACCAACCAGATTCGTGGCGGCATTGCGGTCAACACCATCCCCGAGCTCTGTGAATTCACCTATGAATTCCGTAACTTGCCGGGCATGCAACCCGACCAGATCCAGGCAGAAGTCGAAAAATACGTGCGTGATGAGCTGTTGCCGCGCATGAAAGCCGAATTCGACGGGGCCACCATCGAAATCGAAACGGGCGCCGCGGCCCCGGCGCTGGAAGCCTCGGAAGAAGCCGCCATTACCCAGTTGGTGCGCGCGCTGACCGAAGACCGCGACACCCGCAAGGTGGCCTATGGCACCGAAGCCGGCCTGTTCCAGGGCATCGGCATCCCCACGGTGGTCTGCGGCCCCGGCCATATCGAACAGGCACACAAGCCCGATGAATTTGTGGCGATGGATCAAATGGCGTCGTGCGAGACCTTCCTGCGCCGCCTGGGCCAGTCGCTCTAA
- a CDS encoding MFS transporter, with translation MQHKAVPTRNIVAAVIGNALEWYDFLVFAFMTPIIAKLFFPTDPTLPGSELNAILMTTAIFGVGFFMRPVGGIILGLYGDKKGRKAAMVMVTSLMAVSIALITVAPTYHAAGILAPIFILIARLLQGFSAGGEFGTSTALLIEMAPNGKRGFYGSWQMAGQMLALLIGAACGTLITEFFTQQQIADWAWRLPFALGLVIVPIAIYIRRNIDETDVFKQMQEEDRQAAARGEVQRLSLVQMIKSHTRETMIGVGLVVTATVSIYITFTYLVTYSTQILKLPMKETFMVQMAGAALMVLMTPFMGAWSDRIGRRPLVIGSLIGYLIVLYPLYHWLSDAPSIGRLLTVQIVVCFFVSAFFGVFSTVMAELFPARVRSVGLSLAYNVAVMIFGGFAQFIVTWLIKTTGSPMAPAYYVMFGVALGLVASFFMRDRAHDNLDH, from the coding sequence GTGCAGCACAAAGCAGTTCCCACACGCAACATCGTGGCCGCAGTCATAGGCAACGCCCTTGAATGGTATGACTTCCTGGTGTTCGCGTTCATGACGCCTATCATCGCGAAGCTGTTTTTCCCCACCGACCCCACTCTGCCCGGCAGCGAGCTCAATGCCATCCTGATGACGACGGCCATCTTCGGCGTCGGCTTTTTCATGCGCCCCGTGGGCGGCATCATCCTGGGCCTGTACGGCGACAAGAAGGGGCGCAAGGCGGCCATGGTGATGGTGACGTCGCTGATGGCCGTGTCCATTGCGCTGATCACGGTGGCCCCCACCTACCACGCGGCCGGCATCCTGGCCCCCATCTTCATCTTGATCGCGCGCCTGTTGCAGGGCTTTTCGGCGGGCGGGGAATTCGGCACGTCCACGGCGCTGCTGATTGAAATGGCGCCTAACGGCAAGCGCGGCTTCTACGGGTCGTGGCAGATGGCCGGCCAGATGCTGGCCTTGCTGATCGGCGCGGCCTGCGGCACGCTGATCACCGAGTTCTTCACGCAGCAACAGATTGCCGACTGGGCCTGGCGCCTGCCGTTCGCCCTTGGCCTGGTGATTGTTCCCATCGCGATCTATATCCGCCGCAACATCGACGAAACCGACGTCTTCAAGCAGATGCAGGAAGAAGACCGTCAGGCCGCCGCGCGCGGTGAAGTGCAGCGCCTGAGCCTCGTCCAGATGATCAAGAGCCACACGCGCGAAACGATGATAGGCGTGGGCCTGGTCGTGACTGCCACGGTGTCCATCTACATCACCTTCACGTACCTGGTGACCTACTCCACGCAGATCCTGAAGCTGCCGATGAAGGAAACCTTCATGGTGCAGATGGCAGGCGCGGCGCTGATGGTGCTGATGACGCCGTTCATGGGCGCGTGGTCCGACCGTATCGGCCGCCGTCCGTTGGTGATCGGTTCGCTGATCGGCTACCTGATCGTGCTGTACCCGCTGTATCACTGGCTGTCGGACGCGCCGTCGATCGGCCGCCTGCTGACGGTGCAGATCGTGGTCTGCTTCTTCGTGTCGGCCTTCTTCGGCGTGTTCAGCACGGTGATGGCGGAATTGTTCCCGGCGCGCGTGCGGTCCGTGGGCCTGTCCCTGGCCTACAACGTGGCCGTGATGATCTTCGGCGGCTTCGCGCAGTTCATCGTGACGTGGCTGATCAAGACCACCGGCTCGCCGATGGCACCCGCCTACTACGTGATGTTCGGCGTGGCGCTGGGCCTGGTTGCGTCGTTCTTCATGCGCGATCGCGCGCACGACAATCTGGACCACTAA
- the trpA gene encoding tryptophan synthase subunit alpha, with amino-acid sequence MTTRIDRIAAAFARTAESGRAAALIPYIAAGDPSPAATVAVMHALVEAGADIIELGVPFSDPMADGPVIQRAADRAIAQGVGLARVLELVAEFRQRDTETPVVLMGYANPIERMGQSEFAANAERAGVDGVLVVDYPPEEVIEFASTLGAHGIAPIFLLAPTSTEARIKAVAQVARGYVYYVSLKGVTGAGSLNTDDVAERVAVIRRHMGSIPVGVGFGIRDAESAQRVARVADAVVIGSKLIETMEQAVADAPAAQQTNAAVTAASGWLRTIRHALDQVKRDGASA; translated from the coding sequence ATGACAACTCGCATTGATCGTATCGCTGCGGCCTTCGCCCGCACCGCCGAATCCGGCCGTGCCGCGGCGCTGATTCCCTACATCGCGGCTGGCGATCCTTCGCCCGCCGCCACCGTGGCCGTGATGCACGCGCTGGTCGAGGCCGGCGCCGACATCATCGAACTCGGGGTGCCGTTCTCCGACCCCATGGCTGATGGCCCCGTGATCCAGCGCGCGGCCGACCGCGCCATTGCCCAAGGCGTGGGCCTGGCCCGCGTGTTGGAACTGGTGGCCGAATTCCGTCAACGCGATACCGAAACGCCGGTGGTGCTGATGGGCTACGCCAACCCCATCGAACGCATGGGCCAGTCTGAATTCGCCGCCAACGCCGAACGCGCAGGCGTGGACGGTGTGCTGGTCGTGGACTATCCGCCGGAAGAAGTCATCGAATTCGCGTCGACGCTGGGCGCGCACGGCATTGCCCCAATTTTTCTCTTGGCCCCCACCTCGACCGAGGCGCGCATCAAGGCCGTGGCGCAGGTGGCGCGCGGCTATGTGTATTACGTGTCGCTCAAGGGCGTCACGGGCGCGGGCTCGCTCAATACCGACGACGTCGCCGAGCGCGTGGCCGTCATCCGCCGCCACATGGGCAGCATTCCGGTGGGCGTGGGCTTCGGCATCCGCGACGCCGAAAGCGCCCAGCGCGTGGCGCGCGTGGCCGACGCGGTGGTCATCGGCAGCAAACTGATTGAAACGATGGAGCAGGCGGTGGCGGACGCTCCGGCTGCCCAGCAAACCAACGCCGCAGTCACCGCCGCCAGCGGCTGGCTGCGCACCATCCGGCACGCGCTGGATCAAGTAAAACGAGACGGCGCGTCGGCCTGA
- the trpB gene encoding tryptophan synthase subunit beta: MKPYDFPDAKGHFGPYGGVFVAETLMHALDELRAAYDHYRVDPAFLEEFNYELKHFVGRPSPVYYARRWSEMLGGAQIWFKREDLNHTGAHKVNNCIGQALLAKRMGKPRVIAETGAGQHGVATATVAARYGMECVVYMGSEDIRRQASNVYRMKLLGATVVPVTSGSRTLKDALNEAMRDWVTNIENTFYIIGTVAGPDPYPRMVRDFQTVIGNECLTQMPEALGRQPDYVVAAVGGGSNAMGIFHPYIPYENVRLIGVEAAGEGMDSGKHAASLAAGQVGVLHGNRTYVMQNADGQVQETHSVSAGLDYPGVGPEHAWLKDSGRAEYAGITDDEALKAFHDCCRIEGIMPALESSHAIAQAVKMATTLPRDAVILVNLSGRGDKDMHTVAERAGIEL; this comes from the coding sequence GTGAAACCTTACGACTTTCCGGATGCCAAGGGCCATTTCGGTCCCTATGGCGGTGTTTTCGTGGCGGAAACGCTGATGCACGCGCTCGACGAGCTGCGGGCAGCCTATGACCATTACCGTGTCGATCCCGCCTTCCTGGAAGAGTTCAACTACGAACTCAAGCACTTTGTCGGCCGGCCCAGCCCGGTCTACTACGCCCGCCGCTGGTCGGAAATGCTGGGCGGCGCGCAGATCTGGTTCAAGCGCGAAGACCTGAACCACACCGGCGCGCACAAGGTCAACAACTGCATCGGCCAGGCGCTGCTGGCCAAGCGCATGGGCAAGCCCCGCGTCATCGCCGAAACCGGCGCCGGCCAGCACGGCGTGGCCACGGCCACGGTGGCAGCCCGCTACGGCATGGAATGCGTGGTCTACATGGGTAGCGAAGACATCCGGCGCCAAGCGTCCAACGTCTACCGCATGAAGCTGCTGGGCGCCACGGTCGTACCCGTCACGTCCGGTTCGCGCACCCTGAAAGACGCGCTGAACGAAGCCATGCGCGACTGGGTCACCAACATCGAGAACACGTTCTACATCATCGGCACGGTGGCGGGCCCTGACCCCTACCCCCGCATGGTGCGTGATTTCCAAACCGTCATCGGCAACGAATGCCTGACGCAAATGCCTGAAGCCCTCGGCCGCCAGCCCGACTACGTCGTGGCGGCGGTGGGCGGCGGTTCCAACGCCATGGGCATCTTCCACCCCTATATTCCCTACGAGAACGTACGCCTGATCGGCGTCGAAGCCGCGGGCGAGGGCATGGATAGCGGCAAGCACGCCGCGTCGCTGGCGGCTGGCCAGGTGGGTGTGCTGCACGGCAACCGTACCTATGTCATGCAGAACGCCGACGGCCAGGTTCAAGAAACGCATTCCGTCTCGGCAGGCCTGGACTACCCAGGCGTCGGCCCTGAACACGCCTGGCTGAAGGATTCCGGCCGCGCTGAATACGCGGGGATCACCGACGATGAAGCCCTGAAGGCCTTCCACGACTGCTGCCGCATCGAAGGCATCATGCCGGCGCTGGAGTCGTCGCACGCCATCGCACAAGCCGTGAAGATGGCCACCACGCTGCCGCGTGACGCCGTCATCCTGGTCAATTTGTCGGGCCGCGGCGACAAAGACATGCATACCGTCGCCGAACGTGCCGGTATCGAGCTCTAA
- the accD gene encoding acetyl-CoA carboxylase, carboxyltransferase subunit beta, translating to MSWIEKLLPPRINKNSDSGARRVPEGLWVKCPSCESVLYSEDLAANLHVCPKCDHHMRIGARARIDSLLDMEGRVEIGQNTRSVDTLKFKDTRKYPERLQEAVKQTGESDALVVMSGSIRGVPATLACFEFEFMGGSMGSVVGERFARGAQAALDNKTPFICVAASGGARMQESLLSLMQMAKTNAMLTRLSAAGLPFISVLTDPTMGGVSASFAFMGDVVIAEPKALIGFAGPRVIEQTVREKLPEGFQRSEFLLQKGAIDMVVDRRQLREEIARLLALLTNQPADVVTA from the coding sequence ATGAGCTGGATCGAAAAACTCCTGCCTCCTCGCATCAATAAAAACAGCGACAGCGGCGCCCGCCGCGTCCCGGAAGGCCTGTGGGTGAAATGCCCGTCGTGCGAATCGGTGCTGTACAGCGAAGACCTGGCCGCCAACCTGCACGTGTGCCCCAAGTGCGATCACCACATGCGTATTGGCGCCCGCGCCCGCATCGACTCGCTGCTGGACATGGAAGGCCGGGTTGAAATTGGCCAGAACACGCGGTCCGTGGATACGCTGAAGTTCAAGGACACCCGCAAGTATCCCGAGCGCCTGCAAGAGGCCGTCAAGCAAACGGGTGAGTCCGATGCGCTGGTGGTCATGAGCGGTTCGATTCGCGGCGTGCCCGCCACGCTGGCCTGCTTCGAATTCGAGTTCATGGGCGGGTCCATGGGTTCGGTTGTGGGCGAACGCTTTGCGCGTGGCGCCCAGGCAGCCCTGGACAACAAAACGCCGTTCATCTGCGTGGCCGCTTCGGGTGGCGCGCGCATGCAGGAAAGCCTGCTGTCACTGATGCAGATGGCCAAGACGAACGCCATGTTGACCCGCCTGTCGGCGGCCGGCCTGCCGTTCATCAGCGTGCTGACCGACCCCACCATGGGCGGTGTATCGGCCAGCTTCGCCTTCATGGGCGACGTGGTCATTGCCGAGCCCAAGGCGCTGATCGGTTTTGCCGGCCCGCGCGTGATCGAGCAGACGGTGCGCGAGAAGCTGCCCGAAGGCTTCCAGCGTTCGGAGTTCCTGCTGCAAAAGGGCGCAATTGATATGGTGGTTGATCGCCGCCAACTGCGCGAGGAAATCGCGCGCTTGCTGGCCTTGCTGACCAATCAGCCGGCGGATGTCGTGACGGCCTGA
- a CDS encoding RelA/SpoT family protein codes for MSVPPVIDAPSPFDASWRQEVGAGLDAAGVALIDQAVAWAIPRFEGQHALTGEPLASHGAGVVRILAALHTDAATRAAALLAALPTDLMAPAPALRNDPIATAFGAEVARLVQGTRALLRLGVVARQASDAEAETGSQKEMQRKMLLAMAADLRIVLMRLASRLRTLRWHAESKAPCSTDFARETLDLYAPLANRLGIWQIKWEMEDLSFRFLEPDRYKQIARLLEEKRIEREAFIAGAIDRLQTALTKAGIDAEVSGRPKHIYSIWNKMRVKRLDFSQMYDLRALRIIVDDVRACYTALGLVHEMWTPLSDEFDDYISRPKPNGYRSLHTVVADDDGRPFEVQIRTREMHQFAEYGMAAHWRYKEAGAKGGQVAASSEYDRQLAWMRQLLAWNSDVEGGGEPGQEVGKSDASKIESGKSDSGKTASGKPASSKNRNAIKPPPHTDERIYVLTPQARVIELPAGATPVDFAYHLHTDLGHRCRGARVDGQMVPLQTHLSTGQTVEIISAKSGGPSRDWLNPQLGFLASPRARAKVRMWFNAIELQQRITQGQALVEKELQRLGKTAINLEQLAQNLGFARADDLYVAAAKEEFSLRQIDSVFQQPAPATEPQPAALRHASAGSAEKSGKSGVLVVGVGSLLTQLARCCRPAPPDAIAGFVTRGRGVSIHRSDCHSYLALAAREPERVIDVAWGETSDTFYPVDISVRAHDRPGLLRDLSEVFARLRLNVVGVNTQSKQSLAHMVFTVEVRGGESLTRALDALAEVAGVSSASRR; via the coding sequence ATGTCCGTCCCGCCTGTTATCGACGCGCCTTCGCCTTTCGACGCTTCCTGGCGGCAGGAGGTTGGCGCGGGTTTGGACGCTGCCGGCGTTGCCTTGATCGACCAGGCCGTTGCCTGGGCCATCCCCCGTTTTGAAGGGCAGCACGCCCTGACCGGCGAGCCTTTGGCAAGCCACGGCGCCGGTGTCGTCCGCATCCTGGCGGCCTTGCATACCGACGCCGCTACACGCGCCGCCGCGTTGCTGGCAGCCTTGCCCACCGACTTGATGGCGCCCGCACCGGCCTTGCGTAACGACCCGATCGCCACGGCGTTCGGCGCTGAAGTCGCGCGGCTGGTGCAGGGCACCCGCGCCTTGCTGCGCTTGGGCGTGGTCGCCCGGCAGGCCAGCGACGCCGAAGCCGAAACCGGTTCGCAAAAGGAAATGCAGCGCAAGATGCTGCTTGCCATGGCGGCCGACCTGCGCATCGTGTTGATGCGGTTGGCGTCCCGTCTGCGTACTTTGCGCTGGCACGCGGAAAGCAAGGCCCCGTGCTCGACCGACTTCGCCCGCGAAACGCTGGACCTGTACGCCCCGCTGGCAAACCGCCTGGGCATCTGGCAAATCAAATGGGAAATGGAAGACCTGTCTTTCCGCTTCCTGGAGCCCGACCGCTACAAGCAGATCGCCCGCTTGCTGGAAGAAAAGCGGATTGAGCGCGAGGCCTTCATCGCCGGCGCCATCGACCGCCTGCAAACGGCGCTGACCAAGGCCGGCATCGATGCCGAAGTCAGCGGCCGGCCCAAGCACATCTACAGCATCTGGAACAAGATGCGCGTCAAGCGTCTGGATTTTTCCCAGATGTATGACCTGCGCGCCCTGCGCATCATCGTCGACGATGTGCGCGCCTGCTACACGGCGTTGGGGCTGGTGCACGAAATGTGGACGCCGCTGTCCGACGAGTTCGACGATTACATTTCCCGGCCCAAGCCCAACGGCTACCGTTCGCTGCATACCGTGGTGGCGGACGATGACGGCCGCCCGTTCGAAGTGCAGATCCGCACGCGCGAGATGCACCAGTTTGCCGAGTACGGCATGGCGGCGCATTGGCGCTACAAGGAAGCGGGCGCCAAGGGCGGCCAGGTTGCCGCGTCAAGCGAGTACGACCGCCAACTGGCGTGGATGCGCCAGTTGCTGGCCTGGAACAGCGATGTCGAAGGTGGCGGCGAGCCGGGGCAAGAGGTCGGCAAATCCGACGCAAGCAAAATTGAATCCGGCAAATCCGACTCCGGCAAGACCGCTTCCGGCAAGCCCGCATCCAGCAAGAACCGCAATGCGATCAAGCCGCCGCCACACACGGATGAACGCATCTACGTGCTGACGCCGCAGGCGCGCGTGATCGAGCTGCCCGCCGGCGCCACGCCGGTGGACTTCGCTTACCACCTGCATACCGACCTGGGACACCGCTGCCGGGGCGCCCGTGTCGATGGGCAGATGGTGCCGCTGCAGACCCATCTGTCCACGGGGCAGACCGTGGAGATCATCTCGGCCAAGTCGGGCGGGCCGTCGCGGGATTGGCTGAATCCCCAATTGGGGTTTCTGGCAAGCCCACGCGCGCGCGCCAAGGTGAGGATGTGGTTCAACGCCATTGAATTGCAGCAACGCATCACGCAGGGCCAGGCGCTGGTGGAAAAAGAACTGCAACGCCTGGGCAAGACCGCGATCAACCTTGAACAGTTGGCGCAGAACCTGGGCTTTGCGCGCGCCGATGACCTATACGTGGCGGCGGCCAAGGAAGAGTTCAGCCTGCGCCAGATCGACAGCGTATTCCAGCAGCCGGCGCCGGCCACCGAACCGCAACCCGCGGCGCTGCGCCACGCCAGTGCCGGCAGTGCCGAGAAAAGCGGCAAGAGCGGTGTGCTGGTGGTGGGCGTGGGGTCCTTGCTGACGCAGTTGGCGCGCTGCTGCCGCCCCGCGCCGCCCGATGCCATCGCCGGCTTTGTCACCCGTGGCCGTGGCGTGTCCATCCACCGTAGCGACTGCCACAGCTATCTGGCGTTGGCCGCGCGCGAACCCGAACGCGTCATCGACGTGGCTTGGGGTGAAACGTCAGACACTTTCTATCCGGTGGACATCAGCGTGCGCGCGCACGACCGCCCCGGCCTGCTGCGCGACCTGTCAGAAGTGTTTGCGCGCTTGCGCCTGAACGTGGTGGGTGTGAACACGCAAAGCAAGCAGTCGCTGGCCCATATGGTGTTCACGGTGGAAGTGCGCGGGGGCGAATCGCTGACCCGGGCGCTGGACGCCCTGGCCGAAGTGGCGGGCGTGTCCTCGGCGTCGCGCCGATAG